GAAAAAGAATTTAATGTTGATCTTGCAGTTCCCGGCTTTAAAAAAGATGATATAAAAATTAAAATCAACGACGATATTCTTACGATCAGTGCGGAAAACAAAACAGAATCTGAAGAGGAAAAAAACAAGGAATATACCCGCCGGGAATATAGTTACAGCGCATTCACCCGTAGCTTTCGTTTGCCCGACAATATAGATAGCGGCCATATTGATGCCCATTTTGAAGATGGGATACTTAAGATCAAACTACCCAAAACAGATATGCAGTTGAAATCATCTAAAGAAATTTCTATTAATTAATGA
The Niastella koreensis GR20-10 genome window above contains:
- a CDS encoding Hsp20/alpha crystallin family protein; its protein translation is MSNITKSSSVSLPMLRDFFNISSFFDGNWMTRLESGFPAVNISEDEKEFNVDLAVPGFKKDDIKIKINDDILTISAENKTESEEEKNKEYTRREYSYSAFTRSFRLPDNIDSGHIDAHFEDGILKIKLPKTDMQLKSSKEISIN